AACGGCGTGCGCCAGGATAACAATCCCGCGTTATATCTGATCGGCAAGAGCTATCGGTTCCGCCGGTTGGAGCTGGCGAGATTCCTGGCCGCTCTGCACGCAACGGTACTGGACAACCCCGTGCAACTTTGCGTCCTGGAGAATTCGGGGGCAGACTATCCGGATCTGGTGCCGCGGCTACGGTTCGGCGACATCGTGCGGGTGGGGTCAGCCGATGAGCACCTGCAGAGCACATGGTGTTCGGGCATCCTGGGCAAGCCACTGGTGCGGCATACGGTGCACACCGACCCGAACGGGTATGTGACCGGTCTGGACGTTCACACCCACCACATCCTGCTGGACGGCGGCGCGACCGGGACGATCGAAGCTGACCTGGCGCGTTACCTGACCACCGACCCGGCGGGCGAAACCCCCAGTGTCGGTGCGGGTCTAGCCAAGCTCAGGGAGGCGCACCGTCGTGAGACGGCCAAGGTGGAAGAATCGCGGGGGCGCCTGTCGGCTGTCGTGCAGCGTGAACTCGCCGACGAAGCATACCACGGCGGGCACGGGCACAGCGTTAGCGACGCTCCCGGGACCGCGGCCAAGGGCGTCCTGCACGAATCGGCAACGATCTGCGGCAACGCGTTTGATGCCATCCTGACCCTTTCGGAAGCGCAGCGGGTCCCGCTTAATGTGCTGGTGGCTGCGGCGGCCGTCGCGGTGGACGCGAGCCTTCGGCAGAACACCGAAACCCTCTTGGTGCACACGGTGGACAACCGGTTCGGAGATTCTGATCTGAATGTCGCGACCTGTTTGGTCAATTCGGTTGCCCAGACCGTCCGGTTTCCCCCATTTGCGTCGGTGTCCGATGTCGTTCGAACGCTTGACCGCGGCTATGTCAAGGCGGTAAGACGCCGGTGGCTTCGTGAGGAGCATTACCGCCGAATGTATTTGGCGATCAACCGGACATCTCACGTGGAGGCGTTGACGCTAAATTTCATTCGCGAGCCATGCGCACCTGGCCTGCGCCCGTTCTTGTCGGAGGTCCCGATTGCCACGGATATCGGTCCGGTCGAGGGCATGACGGTGGCGTCTGTTCTGGACGAAGAACAGCGCACACTGAACCTAGCCATCTGGAACCGAGCCGATCTGCCCGCGTGCAAGACACACCCCAAGGTCGCGGAACGGATAGCGGCAGCGTTGGAATCGATGGCGGCGATGTGGGATCGGCCGATCGCCATGATCGTCAACGACTGGTTCGGGATCGGCCCGGACGGGACTCGCTGCCAAGGCGATTGGCCAGCCCGTCAGCCGTCGACGCCCGCGTGGTTTCTCGATTCCGCAAGGGGCGTCCACCAATTTCTCGGCAGGCGCCGCTTCGTCTACCCGTGGGTCGCGTGGTTGGTGCAACGCGGCGCCGCACCGGGTGATGTTCTGGTGTTCACCGACGACGACACCGACAAGACCATTGACCTGCTCATCGCGTGTCACCTTGCGGGTTGCGGGTACAGCGTCTGCGACACCGCTGACGAAATTTCCGTGCGGACCAATGCGATTACCGAGCACGGCGATGGCATCTTGGTGACAGTGGTCGACGTGGCCGCCACCCAGCTGGCGGTTGTCGGCCATGACGAGCTGCGGAAGGTCGTTGACGAGCGCGTCACACAGGTGACACACGACGCACTGCTGGCCACCAAGACCGCCTACATCATGCCGACCTCGGGAACTACCGGACAACCCAAGCTGGTGCGAATCTCACACGGCTCGCTCGCGGTTTTCTGTGATGCGATCAGCCGCGCCTACGGTTGGGGAGCCCACGACACCGTTCTGCAGTGCGCTCCGTTGACATCGGACATCAGCGTCGAGGAGATTTTCGGTGGCGCGGCCTGTGGCGCGCGACTGGTGCGATCCGCGGCTATGAAAACCGGCGACCTGGCGGCGCTGGTTGACGATCTCGTCGCCCGCGAGACGACAATCGTCGACCTGCCGACCGCCGTCTGGCAGCTGTTGTGCGCCGACGGCGACGCCATTGACGCGATCGGCCGCTCGCGCCTGCGGCAGATCGTAATCGGCGGTGAAGCCATCCGCTGTAGCGCCGTGGACAAGTGGCTTGAATCGGCTGCTTCACAAGGGATCTCGCTGCTCTCGAGCTATGGTCCAACAGAAGCCACGGTCGTCGCCACCTTCTTGCCGATCGTTTGCGACCAGACCACCATGGACGGCGCACTGCTCAGGCTCGGCCGGCCGATCCTACCGAACACGGTGTTCCTCGCGTTCGGTGAAGTCGTCATTGTCGGGGATTTAGTCGCCGACGGCTACCTCGGGATCGACGGCGACGGCTTCGGCACCGTGACGGCCGCAGACGGTTCCCGACGCCGTGCCTTTGCCACTGGCGACCGGGTGACCGTCGACGCCGAAGGATTTCCGGTCTTCTCCGGACGCAAAGACGCCGTCGTCAAGATCTCCGGCAAGCGTGTCGATATCGCTGAGGTAACCAGGCGCATCGCCGAAGACCCCGCGGTGTCAGATGTCGCCGTCGAGTTGCACAGCGGAAGCCTCGGAGTGTGGTTCAAGAGCCAACGGACCCGCGAGGGCGAACAAGACGCTGCCGCGGCGACCCGGATCAGGCTCGTCCTCGTGAGTCTGGGAGTGTCGTCGTTTTTCGTTGTCGGCGTGCCGAATATCCCGAGGAAGCCCAACGGGAAGATCGACAGCGACAACCTGCCGAGGCTGCCTCAGTGGTCAGCTGCTGGGCTAAACACCGCCGAGACGGGTCAGCGAGCGGCCGGCCTCTCGCAGATCTGGAGCCGGCAGCTCGGCCGGGCAATCGGGCCGGACTCGTCGCTGCTTGGTGAGGGCATCGGCTCGTTGGATCTCATCAGAATACTGCCCGAGACGCGTAGGTATCTGGGGTGGCGCCTCTCGCTGCTGGATCTGATCGGTGCCGATACCGCCGCCAATCTGGCCGATTACGCGCCAACGCCCGACGCGCCGACGGGCGAAGATCGGTTTAGGCCGCTGGTGGCCGCGCAACGGCCCGCGGCGATTCCGTTGTCGTTTGCCCAGCGGCGACTATGGTTTCTCGACCAGTTACAGCGACCCGCTCCGGTCTACAACATGGCGGTGGCGTTGCGGCTGCGCGGGTATCTCGATACCGAGGCGTTGGGCGCGGCGGTCGCCGATGTCGTGGGCCGCCACGAAAGCCTACGGACGGTGTTTCCGGCGGTCGACGGGGTCCCTCGGCAGCTGGTCATCGAAGCGCGGCGGGCAGATCTTGGCTGCGACATCGTCGATGCCACCGCATGGCCGGCTGACCGGCTGCAACGGGCCATCGAGGAGGCGGCGCGCCACAGCTTCGATTTGGCAACCGAGATACCTTTGCGGACGTGGCTTTTCCGGATCGCCGACGACGAACATGTGCTGGTGGCGGTTGCACACCATATCGCCGCCGACGGCTGGTCGGTGGCTCCGCTGACGGCCGATCTGAGTGCGGCATATGCCAGCCGTTGTGCGGGTCGGGCACCGGACTGGGCGCCATTGCCAGTGCAGTATGTCGATTACACGCTGTGGCAGCGGGAAATCCTCGGTGATCTCGACGACAGCGACAGCCCGATCGCCGCGCAGCTGGCCTACTGGGAAAATGCGTTGGCCGGTATGCCGGAACGGCTGCGGCTGCCCACCGCTCGGCCCTATCCACCGGTTGCCGATCAGCGCGGCGCCAGTTTGGTGGTGGATTGGCCGGCGTCGGTGCAACAGCAGGTGCGTCGGATCGCCCGCCAGCACAACGCGACCAGCTTCATGGTGGTAGCTGCCGGGCTTGCCGTGCTGCTGTCGAAACTCAGCGGAAGCCCCGATGTGGCGGTCGGATTTCCCATCGCCGGCCGCAGCGATCCTGCGCTGGATAACTTGGTGGGCTTTTTTGTCAACACCTTGGTGTTGCGGGTCAACCTGGCCGGTGATCCCAGCTTCGCCGAACTGCTGGGGCAGGTGCGAGCGCGCAGCCTGGCCGCCTACGAAAATCAAGACGTACCTTTCGAGGTGCTCGTTGATCGCCTCAAACCCACTCGAGCCCTGACCCATCACCCGCTGATCCAGGTGATGTTGGCCTGGCAGGACAATCCGGTTGGACAGCTGAATTTGGGTGATCTGCAGGCCACCCCGATGCCGATCGACACCCGCACCGCCCGCATGGACTTGGTGTTTTCGTTAGCGGAACGCTTCAGCGAGGGTAGCGAACCTGCCGGGATCGGCGGAGCGGTGGAATACCGCACCGATGTGTTTGAAGCCCAAGCAATCGACGTGCTTATCGAGCGGTTGCGGAAGGTGTTGGTGGCGGTGGCCGCTGCTCCGGAACGGACGGTGTCGTCGATCGATGCGCTGGATGGGACCGAGCGTGCCCGGTTGGATGAGTGGGGTAACCGCGCTGTGCTGACTGCGCCCGCGCCCACGCCGGTGTCGATCCCGCAGATGTTGGCCGCCCAGGTGGCACGTATCCCCGAAGCGGAGGCGGTGTGTTGCGGGGACGCGTCGATGACGTATCGGGAACTCGACGAGGCGTCCAACCGGTTAGCGCATCGGCTGGCAGGTTGTGGGGCCGGCCCGGGCGAGTGTGTGGCGCTGCTGTTCGAGCGGTGCGCGCCGGCGGTCGTGGCGATGGTGGCAGTGCTCAAAACCGGGGCGGCGTATCTGCCGATCGATCCGGCGAATCCTCCGCCGCGGGTGGCGTTCATGCTCGGCGACGCGGTGCCCGTGGCCGCGGTCACCACGGCTGGGCTGCGCTCCCGGTTGGCGGGACACGACTTGCCGATCATCGATGTCGTCGATGCTTTAGCGGCATATCCGGGCACGCCCCCACCCATGCCGGCCGCAGTGAACCTCGCCTACATCCTGTACACCTCGGGCACTACCGGCGAGCCCAAAGGCGTGGGGATCACCCATCGCAACGTCACCAGGCTGTTCGCATCACTGCCGGCACGCTTGTCGGCGGCGCAGGTGTGGTCGCAGTGTCATTCCTATGGCTTCGACGCCTCGGCGTGGGAGATCTGGGGCGCGTTGCTAGGTGGTGGGCGACTGGTGATCGTGCCCGAGTCGGTGGCGGCCTCGCCGAACGACTTTCATGGGCTGCTCGTGGCCGAACACGTCAGCGTGCTGACTCAGACTCCGGCTGCGGTGGCAATGTTGCCGACGCAGGGTTTGGAGTCGGTGGCGTTGGTGGTGGCCGGTGAGGCATGTCCGGCAGCGCTGGTGGATCGGTGGGCGCCCGGGCGGGTGATGCTAAATGCTTATGGCCCAACCGAGACCACGATCTGTGCGGCGATAAGTGCGCCGTTGCGACCGGGTTCGGGGATGCCGCCGATTGGTGTTCCGGTGTCGGGGGCGGCGTTGTTTGTGCTGGATAGCTGGTTGCGCCCGGTACCGGCCGGGGTGGCCGGAGAGTTGTACATTGCCGGTGCGGGCGTCGGTGTTGGGTATTGGCGTCGGGCGGGGCTGACCGCGTCACGGTTTGTGGCCTGCCCATTCGGCGGTTCCGGGGCACGCATGTATCGCACCGGGGATCTGGTGTGTTGGCGCGCCGATGGCCAGTTGGAGTTCCTGGGGCGCACCGACGATCAGGTCAAGATCCGCGGGTATCGCATCGAGCTCGGCGAGGTTGCGACCGCGCTGGCCGAGCTGGCTGGGGTAGGTCAAGCGGTTGTAATCGCCCGTGAAGACCGCCCTGGGGACAAGCGCCTAGTCGGGTATGCCACCGAAATTGCCCCCGGGGCAGTGGACCCGGCCGGGCTGCGGGCGCAACTAGCCCAGCGATTGCCCGGTTACCTGGTGCCAGCCGCGGTGGTAGTGATCGATGCGCTTCCGTTGACGGTCAACGGCAAACTTGATCATCGTGCGTTGCCGGCACCGGAATACGGTGATACCAACGGATATCGCGCTCCGGCCGGGCCGGTTGAGAAGACCGTGGCCGGCATCTTTGCCCGGGTTCTTGGGCTTGAGCGGGTCGGCGTCGACGACTCGTTCTTCGAGCTCGGCGGCGATTCGCTGGCGGCAATGCGGGTTATCGCCGCGATCAACACCACCCTAAACGCCGATCTGCCGGTGCGCGCGTTGCTGCACGCGTCGTCGACGAGAGGTTTAAGCCAGCTGTTGGGGCGAGATGCCCGACCGACCAGCGATCCGCGCTTGGTGTCTGTGCACGGCGACAACCCCACCGAGGTGCATGCCAGCGACCTCACGCTGGACCGGTTCATCGACGCCGACACGCTGGCCACCGCCGTCAACCTGCCGGGCCCGAGCCCCGAGCTACGGACGGTCCTGCTGACGGGCGCGACGGGTTTCCTCGGACGGTATCTGGTCCTTGAATTGCTGCGGCGGCTGGACGTCGACGGCAGGCTGATCTGTTTGGTGCGGGCGGAGTCCGACGAGGATGCGCGGCGTCGTCTGGAGAAGACCTTCGATAGCGGTGACCCGGAATTGCTGCGGCACTTCAAGGAGCTTGCCGCCGACCGGCTGGAGGTCGTCGCAGGCGACAAGAGCGAACCCGACCTGGGCCTGGACCAACCGATGTGGCGGCGGCTGGCCGAAACCGTGGATTTGATTGTCGATTCCGCGGCGATGGTCAACGCGTTTCCCTACCACGAATTGTTCGGGCCCAACGTCGCGGGCACCGCCGAGCTGATCCGAATCGCGCTTACCACCAAGCTCAAACCCTTCACCTACGTGTCAACCGCCGACGTGGGTGCTGCGATCGAGCCGTCGGCGTTCACCGAGGACGCCGACATCCGGGTAATCAGCCCCACCCGCACCGTCGACGGCGGCTGGGCTGGCGGCTACGGCACCAGCAAGTGGGCCGGTGAGGTGCTGCTGCGCGAGGCCAACGACCTGTGCGCGCTGCCGGTCGCGGTGTTTCGCTGCGGGATGATCCTGGCCGACACCAGCTATGCCGGACAGCTCAACATGTCGGACTGGGTCACCCGGATGGTGTTGAGCTTGATGGCTACCGGCATCGCGCCTCGTTCGTTCTACGAACCGGACTCCGAGGGCAATCGGCAACGCGCGCACTTCGACGGGCTGCCAGTCACCTTCGTTGCCGAGGCGATCGCGGTGCTGGGCGCGCGGGTGGCCGGCTCATCGTTGGCGGGATTTGCGACCTATCACGTGATGAACCCGCACGACGACGGTATCGGGCTCGATGAGTATGTGGACTGGCTGATTGAGGCCGGCTACCCGATACGCCGCATCGATGACTTTGCGGAGTGGTTGCAGCGGTTTGAGGCCAGCCTGGGCGCTCTGCCGGATCGGCAACGCCGGCACTCGGTGCTGCCGATGCTGCTGGCGAGCAATTCCCAGCGATTGCAGCCGCTTAAGCCGACCAGGGGGTGCTCCGCGCCGACCGACCGATTCCGTGCCGCGGTGCGAGCGGCGAAAGTCGGCTCCGACAAGGACAATCCAGACATCCCGCACGTGTCGGCGCCGACCATCATCAACTACGTCACCAACCTACAACTGCTCGGACTGCTGTAGTTGCTCGGCGATAAAGAGCGCAGCCATGGTCGGGGGAGATCATGTGGTCACTTTCGGGTCGGCATCGATTCTGCGAGCAGAATATGTGGTTGATGGCCACTAGGCCGGTACCGGGGAACTGGCGGTTCCCGGCCGATGAGCATCGGCCCTGACGCGCGGCCGTAAGCTCCAGGAATGGGGACGCACGGGGCTACCAAGAGTGCGACGTCGGCTGTGCCAACGCCCCGGTCGAACTCCATGGCGATGGTACGGCTGGCAATTGGCCTGCTGGGTGTGTGCGCGGTGGTCGCGGCCTTCGGGCTGGTGTCGGGAGCGCGCCGCTACGCTGAGGCCGGCAATCCCTATCCGGGCGCCTTCGTCAGCGTCGCCGAGCCGGTCGGGTTCTTCGCCGCGTCGCTGGCCGGTGCGCTGTGTCTGGGCGCGCTGATCCACGTGGTCATGACGGCCAAACCCGAGCCGGATGGCTTAATCGACGCCGCGGCGTTCCGGATTCACCTGCTGGCAGAACGTGTTTCAGGTCTCTGGTTGGGGCTAGCCGCGACCATGGTGGTCATTCAGGCCGCCCACGATACTGGAGTGGGGCCCGCGAGACTGCTGGCTAGTGGGGCACTATCGGACTCCGTCGCCGCCTCCGAGATGGCACGCGGGTGGATTGTTGCGGCGATCTGCGCGCTGGTGGTTGCGACGGCGCTGCGGCTGTACACTCGCTGGCTCGGGCACGTTGTGCTGCTTGTCCCCACTGTGCTTGCCGTCGTCGCCACCGCGGTGACCGGTAACCCGGGACAGGGACCCGACCATGACTACGCGACCAGCGCCGCGATCGTGTTCGCGGTCGCGTTCGCCACCTTGACCGGGCTCAAGATCGCTGCGGCGTTGGCGGGAACGACGCCAAGCCGCGCTGTGCTGGTAACGCAGGTCACCTGTGGAGCGCTCGCGTTGGCATACGGAGCGATGCTGCTTTATCTCTTCATCCCGGGCTGGGCGGTCGATTCGGATTTTGCCCGCCTTGGTCTGCTTGCGGGGGTAATCCTGACGTCGGTGTGGTTGTTTGACTGCTGGCGGCTGTTGGTCAGGCCGCCACATGCGGGCCGTCGCCGCGGTGGTGGCTCCGGTGCCGCACTGGCCATGATGGCCGCCATGGCTTCGATAGCTGCCATGGCCGTTATGACCGCGCCGCGATTTCTCACCCACGCGTTCACGGCTTGGGATGTCTTCCTCGGCTATGAACTGCCGCAACCGCCGACCATAGCCCGGGTGCTCACCGTGTGGCGCTTCGATAGCCTGATCGGAGCCGCTGGTGTGGTTCTCGCGATCGGGTATGCGGCGGGCTTCGCCGCGCTGCGGCGCCGAGGTAACTCTTGGCCGGTGGGCAGATTGATCGCCTGGCTGACTGGTTGCGCCGCACTGGTATTCACCAGCGGCTCCGGTGTACGGGCCTATGGTTCGGCGATGTTCAGCGTCCACATGGCCGAACACATGACACTGAACATGTTCATCCCGGTCCTGTTGGTGCTCGGTGGCCCGGTCACGCTGGCGCTGCGGGTGCTGCCGGTAACGGGTGATGGACGGCCGCCGGGGGCTCGCGAATGGCTGACCTGGCTGCTGCACTCCCGGGTGACAACTTTCCTGTCGCACCCGATCACCGCATTCGTCCTCTTTGTGGCCTCGCCCTATATCGTCTATTTCACACCGCTGTTCGATACCTTCGTCCGCTATCACTGGGGCCACGAGTTCATGGCGATCCATTTCCTGGTGGTCGGGTACTTGTTCTACTGGGCGATCATCGGCATCGACCCAGGGCCGCGCCGACTGCCCTACCCGGGCCGGATCGGGCTGTTGTTCGCGGTGATGCCGTTCCACGCCTTCTTCGGGATCGCGCTGATGACGATGTCGTCTACGGTGGGCGCTACGTTCTATCGTTCCGTCAATCTGCCGTGGTTGTCGAGCATCATCGCCGACCAGCATCTCGGCGGTGGAATTGCTTGGAGCCTAACGGAATTGCCGGTCATCATGGTCATCGTGGCGCTGGTTACCCAATGGGCGCGCCAAGACCGCCGAGTCGCGTCCCGCGAAGACCGGCATGCCGACAGCGACTACGCCGACGACGAGCTGGAAGCCTACAACGCGATGCTTCGCGAGTTGTCGCGAATGCGGCGCTGAATGTGCAGATGATTTTGGAAGCGGTTGGCGTATCTGCCCGTGCTCGGCTACACCAGGACCGCGGGGCGCTGGCACGCGAACGATCCGGCGAGGAGGTGGGCCAGCCGGAGATTCCCTCCACAGGCTGCAGCAGAAGTCCTGGATCTGACCCCGACCTGAACCCTTGTCAGTGCGGTCCATCGACGGAAAATTGCTGTTCCGCCATGCTGGGCATGCTATTGAGCGCCAAAATTGCGTAGCCGCAAGCTGTTTGACACGACGAAAAATGACGAGAACGCCATGGCGG
Above is a window of Mycobacterium tuberculosis H37Rv DNA encoding:
- the nrp gene encoding peptide synthetase Nrp (Belongs to the ATP-dependent AMP-binding enzyme family.), whose translation is MHRVRLSRSQRNLYNGVRQDNNPALYLIGKSYRFRRLELARFLAALHATVLDNPVQLCVLENSGADYPDLVPRLRFGDIVRVGSADEHLQSTWCSGILGKPLVRHTVHTDPNGYVTGLDVHTHHILLDGGATGTIEADLARYLTTDPAGETPSVGAGLAKLREAHRRETAKVEESRGRLSAVVQRELADEAYHGGHGHSVSDAPGTAAKGVLHESATICGNAFDAILTLSEAQRVPLNVLVAAAAVAVDASLRQNTETLLVHTVDNRFGDSDLNVATCLVNSVAQTVRFPPFASVSDVVRTLDRGYVKAVRRRWLREEHYRRMYLAINRTSHVEALTLNFIREPCAPGLRPFLSEVPIATDIGPVEGMTVASVLDEEQRTLNLAIWNRADLPACKTHPKVAERIAAALESMAAMWDRPIAMIVNDWFGIGPDGTRCQGDWPARQPSTPAWFLDSARGVHQFLGRRRFVYPWVAWLVQRGAAPGDVLVFTDDDTDKTIDLLIACHLAGCGYSVCDTADEISVRTNAITEHGDGILVTVVDVAATQLAVVGHDELRKVVDERVTQVTHDALLATKTAYIMPTSGTTGQPKLVRISHGSLAVFCDAISRAYGWGAHDTVLQCAPLTSDISVEEIFGGAACGARLVRSAAMKTGDLAALVDDLVARETTIVDLPTAVWQLLCADGDAIDAIGRSRLRQIVIGGEAIRCSAVDKWLESAASQGISLLSSYGPTEATVVATFLPIVCDQTTMDGALLRLGRPILPNTVFLAFGEVVIVGDLVADGYLGIDGDGFGTVTAADGSRRRAFATGDRVTVDAEGFPVFSGRKDAVVKISGKRVDIAEVTRRIAEDPAVSDVAVELHSGSLGVWFKSQRTREGEQDAAAATRIRLVLVSLGVSSFFVVGVPNIPRKPNGKIDSDNLPRLPQWSAAGLNTAETGQRAAGLSQIWSRQLGRAIGPDSSLLGEGIGSLDLIRILPETRRYLGWRLSLLDLIGADTAANLADYAPTPDAPTGEDRFRPLVAAQRPAAIPLSFAQRRLWFLDQLQRPAPVYNMAVALRLRGYLDTEALGAAVADVVGRHESLRTVFPAVDGVPRQLVIEARRADLGCDIVDATAWPADRLQRAIEEAARHSFDLATEIPLRTWLFRIADDEHVLVAVAHHIAADGWSVAPLTADLSAAYASRCAGRAPDWAPLPVQYVDYTLWQREILGDLDDSDSPIAAQLAYWENALAGMPERLRLPTARPYPPVADQRGASLVVDWPASVQQQVRRIARQHNATSFMVVAAGLAVLLSKLSGSPDVAVGFPIAGRSDPALDNLVGFFVNTLVLRVNLAGDPSFAELLGQVRARSLAAYENQDVPFEVLVDRLKPTRALTHHPLIQVMLAWQDNPVGQLNLGDLQATPMPIDTRTARMDLVFSLAERFSEGSEPAGIGGAVEYRTDVFEAQAIDVLIERLRKVLVAVAAAPERTVSSIDALDGTERARLDEWGNRAVLTAPAPTPVSIPQMLAAQVARIPEAEAVCCGDASMTYRELDEASNRLAHRLAGCGAGPGECVALLFERCAPAVVAMVAVLKTGAAYLPIDPANPPPRVAFMLGDAVPVAAVTTAGLRSRLAGHDLPIIDVVDALAAYPGTPPPMPAAVNLAYILYTSGTTGEPKGVGITHRNVTRLFASLPARLSAAQVWSQCHSYGFDASAWEIWGALLGGGRLVIVPESVAASPNDFHGLLVAEHVSVLTQTPAAVAMLPTQGLESVALVVAGEACPAALVDRWAPGRVMLNAYGPTETTICAAISAPLRPGSGMPPIGVPVSGAALFVLDSWLRPVPAGVAGELYIAGAGVGVGYWRRAGLTASRFVACPFGGSGARMYRTGDLVCWRADGQLEFLGRTDDQVKIRGYRIELGEVATALAELAGVGQAVVIAREDRPGDKRLVGYATEIAPGAVDPAGLRAQLAQRLPGYLVPAAVVVIDALPLTVNGKLDHRALPAPEYGDTNGYRAPAGPVEKTVAGIFARVLGLERVGVDDSFFELGGDSLAAMRVIAAINTTLNADLPVRALLHASSTRGLSQLLGRDARPTSDPRLVSVHGDNPTEVHASDLTLDRFIDADTLATAVNLPGPSPELRTVLLTGATGFLGRYLVLELLRRLDVDGRLICLVRAESDEDARRRLEKTFDSGDPELLRHFKELAADRLEVVAGDKSEPDLGLDQPMWRRLAETVDLIVDSAAMVNAFPYHELFGPNVAGTAELIRIALTTKLKPFTYVSTADVGAAIEPSAFTEDADIRVISPTRTVDGGWAGGYGTSKWAGEVLLREANDLCALPVAVFRCGMILADTSYAGQLNMSDWVTRMVLSLMATGIAPRSFYEPDSEGNRQRAHFDGLPVTFVAEAIAVLGARVAGSSLAGFATYHVMNPHDDGIGLDEYVDWLIEAGYPIRRIDDFAEWLQRFEASLGALPDRQRRHSVLPMLLASNSQRLQPLKPTRGCSAPTDRFRAAVRAAKVGSDKDNPDIPHVSAPTIINYVTNLQLLGLL
- a CDS encoding integral membrane protein; translation: MGTHGATKSATSAVPTPRSNSMAMVRLAIGLLGVCAVVAAFGLVSGARRYAEAGNPYPGAFVSVAEPVGFFAASLAGALCLGALIHVVMTAKPEPDGLIDAAAFRIHLLAERVSGLWLGLAATMVVIQAAHDTGVGPARLLASGALSDSVAASEMARGWIVAAICALVVATALRLYTRWLGHVVLLVPTVLAVVATAVTGNPGQGPDHDYATSAAIVFAVAFATLTGLKIAAALAGTTPSRAVLVTQVTCGALALAYGAMLLYLFIPGWAVDSDFARLGLLAGVILTSVWLFDCWRLLVRPPHAGRRRGGGSGAALAMMAAMASIAAMAVMTAPRFLTHAFTAWDVFLGYELPQPPTIARVLTVWRFDSLIGAAGVVLAIGYAAGFAALRRRGNSWPVGRLIAWLTGCAALVFTSGSGVRAYGSAMFSVHMAEHMTLNMFIPVLLVLGGPVTLALRVLPVTGDGRPPGAREWLTWLLHSRVTTFLSHPITAFVLFVASPYIVYFTPLFDTFVRYHWGHEFMAIHFLVVGYLFYWAIIGIDPGPRRLPYPGRIGLLFAVMPFHAFFGIALMTMSSTVGATFYRSVNLPWLSSIIADQHLGGGIAWSLTELPVIMVIVALVTQWARQDRRVASREDRHADSDYADDELEAYNAMLRELSRMRR